The DNA window GTCGGGCCGGTGGCGCACGAACAGTTCCAGCGCCTCGCGGCCGTCGCCCGCTTCGGCCACCAGTTCGAAGCGCCCCGTGATCGACAGCACGGCAGCGATCCCTTCGCGCAGCAAGGGTGATCGTCCACCACCATCACGCGCACCGGCGCGTCCTTTGTATCCCGCATGCTGTCGCTTCCGATCACGCTGCCGTCCCGATTTTGTTTGTTACTGAAAGATAGCCATCTTACACGCTGGGCACCCGCTGGCAGCCTCCCCGATCGGGGGATCGCCGCGCCCGCATATCGGGGCAGCGAATGCCAGCCCGTTATGGGATAGGCCGAAACAGGCCGGCCACGTACCCTTGGCCCATGGAAAGCCCTCAAGCAAATGGCGCCGGCGCCCTGGCCTTCGGCCGCCACCTTTTCGATCCCGAACGCGGCGAATTGCGCACTGCCGGCGGCCCGCCCGTGCCGCTCGGGCAGCGCGCCGCGCGCCTGCTGCACGCGCTGATCGAAGCGGGCGGGCGGGTGCTGAGCCGCGACGACCTGCTGCGGCGCGCGTGGCCGGGCCAGGAGATCGACGACGGCAACCTGCGCGTGCAGATCGCCGCGCTGCGTCGCGCGCTGGCGGAAGACCGCGCGCTGATCGGCACGGTGGCCGGCCGTGGCTACCTGTTCGCGGGCAGGGCGGAACGGCGCGCCGCCCCCCGCTCGCGGCTGCCCCGGCCGCCCTCGGTGTGCCAGGGCCGCGCCGCGCTCGTGGAAGCGGTGCTGGCGCGCGTGACGGCGCACCGTTTCGTCACGCTGGCCGGCGCGGCCGGCATCGGCAAGACGACGGTGGCGCTGGCGGCCGCGCACCGGCATGGCGGCAACGTGGCCTGGGCGGAACTCGATGGTGCCGCCTCGGAAGAAGGCATGCTGGCCGCCGTGGCCGCGGCGCTCGGCGTGGAGCTCGGGCGAGGGCAGGGCGGCAACACGCCTGGCGCATTGGCGGCACGCATGCCGTGCGCGCCGGTGCTGCTCGTGCTGGACAATTGCGAGCACCTGGCGGACGCCTGCAGCCGGCTTGTGGAAGCACTGCTGGCAGCGTGCCCCCACCTGGGCGTGCTGGCCACGAGCCGCCAGCCGCTGCTGGCGCAGGGCGAAATGGTGGTGCGCGTGCCGGCGCTGGACTTGCCCGCGCCGGCAGAGACGGACCCGGCCCGGCTGGCGGCCAGCAGCGCCGTGGCGCTGTTCGTGGCGCGCGTGACGGCGTCCGACGCGGCGTTCGCGCCCGATGCCGCCGGCCTGGCGCTGGCCGCGGCCATCTGCCGCCGGCTCGATGGCTTGCCGCTTGCGATCGGACTGGCCGCCGCGCAGGTGCCGGCGCTGGGGTTGCAACGGGTGGCGGCGGGACTGGACGACATGCTGCGCCTGCTCCAGGGACCGTCCACCGCCGTCACGCCGCGGCACCGCACGTTGCGCGCGGCGCTGGACTGGAGCTGCGTGCTGCTGCCGCCCTGCGCCCGGCGCGCGCTGTGCCGTCTGGCCGTGCTGCCGGGCTGGTTTACGCTCGACGAAGCGGCCGCGTTGCTGGAAGAGGGCGGCAGGCCGAATCCACCCAGCTACGAAGCCATCGACACCCTGGCCATCCTGGCGGCGCATTCGCTGCTGGTGATCGAACACGGCCAGCAGGCGCGCTTTCGTCTCCTCGCTACAACACGGGCTTATGCATTGTCACTCGACAACAAGTGAGCCGTCCCTGTCGAAACCTGTCATTCGGCACTCAAATGATCAGTTTTGTGATTGAATTGCTCATATCCTGAGCATCCGATACCAAAAATGATATTGAAAATTGGTAAAATTTGATTGGATCGTTTCCGGCACCCCGCCTAAGATCGGTCCACGGCCCGCAATGTATCCGCGCCGCCGGTAGTGCCGCGGCAGTACACCCGAAATACGCCCGGTAGTACATCTGGTGTTACAAATTTATAACAAGCAAAGAAACGTCGGAGACCCATGAAGCACATCTCCCCAGGCATGGCCGTGCCCGGTTTCACTTCTTCCAACCCGAACGTTTCCCCCTGCATCGTCGACGGTTTCCGGACCAGGCACACCCCGTGGCCCGCGCAGCCACGCTATTGAAGAAGAGGAAGACATGGAGACTCAAAAACTCACCACACTGGAAAAGGTAGGCTTCGGCGCCGGAGACATGGCGCTGAACGTCGTGATCTCGTCGATGATGCTGATCATTACCTTCTTCTACACCGATATCTATGGCCTGCGCGTCGAAGACCTGGCGATGCTGCTGCTGGTCGTGAAGGTGATCGGCGCGATCTCCGACCTGGCGATGGGGCAGATCACGGACCGCTACACCAACAAGTGGGGCCGCTACCGCCCGTGGTTCCTGTTCCTCGCGGCGCCGTACGGGATCTCGGTGTTCTTTGTCTTCATGACGCCCGATTTCCAGTACGACGCCAAGCTGCTGTGGGCCTATTCCACTTATATCCTGATGACGCTGATGACGTCCGGCGTGGGTGTGTCGTACATCTCGCTGCCCAGCGCATTGACGGCCGATCCGCAGGAGCGCCTGTCCGCCAACGGCTACCGCCTGTTCTTCGCCAAGATCGGCGCATTCATGGTGACGATCATCGTGCCGATCCTGGCCGAGCGCTGGGGCCACGGCAACCCGGCCGCCGGCTACCAGGCCGCGATGGCCGTGATGGCGGCGATGGGCGTGGCGCTGTTCCTGTTCTGCTTCTTCACCACGACCGAGCGCGTGCGCCACGTGGTGGAGCGCCAGTCGCTGTGGGCGCAACTGAAGGTGCTGCTGAAGAATGACCAGTGGCTGCTGCTGTGCGGCGCCTGCGTGACCGGCACGATCGGCTACGTGATCCGCGGCTCCGTGGCCATCTACTATGCCAAGTACTACCTGGGCGGCGACGCGGCCGTGGTGTCGGCCTTCCTGTCCACCGGCGTGGCGGCGGCGATCATCTCGATGGTGGCGTCCACCTGGATCACCAAGTCCTACTGCAAGGTCAAGCTGTTCCGCAATTCGCAGGTACTGGTAGCGCTGATCAGCGTGGCGATCTATGTGTTCGTCAAGCCGGGCGACCTGGTGCTGGCCTTCGTGCTGTATTTCCTGCTGTCGTTCATCGTCGACCTGCATGCGCCGGTGTTCTGGTCGGCCATCGCCGAAACGATCGACTATGGCCACGTCAAGACGGGCAAGCGCGTGTCGGGCTTTGCGTTCGGCGGCATCTCCGTGTGCCAGAAGGCGGGCATGGGTATCGCCGGCGCCATCGTGGGCGGCCTGTTCACGTACTTCCACTATGTGCCGAACGCCACGCAGTCGGCCCACGCGCTGAACGGCATCGCGCTGATGCTGACCGTGATTCCCGGCTTCTTCCACCTGCTGATGGGCATCTTCATGTTCAAGTACCGCATCAGCGATTCCTACTATGTCGAGCTGAAGGCCGACATGAACAAGCTTGGCTACGCGGCCAGCTGACCAACGATTCAAGGTAACGATATGACTACGAACCAAGAGCAAGGCGCCGTCGAAAAACTCGCCCCCCTGATCCTGCAGCGTGCCGACCCGCACATCTACCGCCACAGCGACGGCTATTACTACTTCACCGCCTCGGTGCCGCAGTACGACCGCATCGAGATCCGCCGGGCCACCACGATCGCCGGCCTGGCCGGCGCCACGCCGAAGGATGTGTGGGTGAAGCCCGACAGCGGCGCGTACAGCGAGCTGCTTTGGGCCCCGGAGCTGCACTTCAACGAAGGCGCGTGGTACGTGTACTTCGCCGCCGCGCCGAGCCGCGAGATCAAGGACGACCTGTTCCAGCACCGCATGTACTGCGTGCGCAACCAGAACGCCAACCCGCTCGAGGGCGAGTGGGAATTCATGGGCCAGATCGACACCGGCATCGACTCGTTCTGCCTGGACGCCACCACGTTCACGCACAAGGGCCAGCTGTACTACCTGTGGGCGCAGAAGGACAAGGAAATCCGCGGCAACTCGAACCTGTACATCGCGCCGATGAGCAAC is part of the Pseudoduganella lutea genome and encodes:
- a CDS encoding ATP-binding protein is translated as MESPQANGAGALAFGRHLFDPERGELRTAGGPPVPLGQRAARLLHALIEAGGRVLSRDDLLRRAWPGQEIDDGNLRVQIAALRRALAEDRALIGTVAGRGYLFAGRAERRAAPRSRLPRPPSVCQGRAALVEAVLARVTAHRFVTLAGAAGIGKTTVALAAAHRHGGNVAWAELDGAASEEGMLAAVAAALGVELGRGQGGNTPGALAARMPCAPVLLVLDNCEHLADACSRLVEALLAACPHLGVLATSRQPLLAQGEMVVRVPALDLPAPAETDPARLAASSAVALFVARVTASDAAFAPDAAGLALAAAICRRLDGLPLAIGLAAAQVPALGLQRVAAGLDDMLRLLQGPSTAVTPRHRTLRAALDWSCVLLPPCARRALCRLAVLPGWFTLDEAAALLEEGGRPNPPSYEAIDTLAILAAHSLLVIEHGQQARFRLLATTRAYALSLDNK
- a CDS encoding MFS transporter → METQKLTTLEKVGFGAGDMALNVVISSMMLIITFFYTDIYGLRVEDLAMLLLVVKVIGAISDLAMGQITDRYTNKWGRYRPWFLFLAAPYGISVFFVFMTPDFQYDAKLLWAYSTYILMTLMTSGVGVSYISLPSALTADPQERLSANGYRLFFAKIGAFMVTIIVPILAERWGHGNPAAGYQAAMAVMAAMGVALFLFCFFTTTERVRHVVERQSLWAQLKVLLKNDQWLLLCGACVTGTIGYVIRGSVAIYYAKYYLGGDAAVVSAFLSTGVAAAIISMVASTWITKSYCKVKLFRNSQVLVALISVAIYVFVKPGDLVLAFVLYFLLSFIVDLHAPVFWSAIAETIDYGHVKTGKRVSGFAFGGISVCQKAGMGIAGAIVGGLFTYFHYVPNATQSAHALNGIALMLTVIPGFFHLLMGIFMFKYRISDSYYVELKADMNKLGYAAS
- a CDS encoding glycoside hydrolase family 43 protein is translated as MTTNQEQGAVEKLAPLILQRADPHIYRHSDGYYYFTASVPQYDRIEIRRATTIAGLAGATPKDVWVKPDSGAYSELLWAPELHFNEGAWYVYFAAAPSREIKDDLFQHRMYCVRNQNANPLEGEWEFMGQIDTGIDSFCLDATTFTHKGQLYYLWAQKDKEIRGNSNLYIAPMSNPWTIAGKPVMLSKPEYDWEIERFWVNEGPSVVKRNGRIFITYSASGTGIEYAMGLLWADEDADLLDPASWTKSKDPVLQSCLEHGIYGPGHNSFTVSEDGEGVMLVYHARTYTEIIGDPLWNPDRHTFVKPLRWDDEGMPVFGRPSIA